The sequence CCTTTAAAGAGGTGGTCAATACATTTGAATCCATGTCAGCAAAGAGTGCAGCACCTGTTCTGATGAATATGAATGACGATGAGGCGATGAAGATTCTATCAAGTATCAAACCTGATACTCTAGCTGATATTTTAGAAAACATGCCTCCGGAAGATGCTGCCAAATATACGGTGCTGCTCTCGACGGAGGAAAGATAAGCTAAAGGCATGAGAGGAGGTGAAAAAGTGGAAGTCGGAATAGGTACACAAGCTTCCCACCCACTAATGGGGATGAGACAGGAATCAACGCTTTTTAAGAAAGAATTGGATGGGTTTTCAAAACTTTTAGGATTTGTATCGAATCATGTGGTTGAAAGGGAAGAAGTGAAACAGCCCGAGACACTATCTCTTCTGGTTAGCCTGCAAGGCATCTTACGCGCAACAGAGCTTGATGAAGTTGGACTATCAAGCGGACAATTAGAAGACTTATCCCGATTAAAGGAATTTGACTTTGACCAAATCGCTGAAATAGTTGGTATGGATAAAGAAACGGTCAAAACACTTTTTTCTGAGCTCCAATCCGCTCTTATTGGGACTGAGCAATCTTCGTCTTCATCAGGTGATAGTATAGAGGATCTTCATGAAACCCTGTTGGGAACGATGCAGTTACTGCAATCCGCATTAAAGAATGAGGTGGGGGGCTTAAATGGAAGAGGGCCAGTGGAAGAAGTGGCGAGACTTGTAAAGGTCATTGAACTTCTGGCAGCTAACCGTGACTTACTTGTGATGGAAGCATCAAAAGCGTCGGAGCTGAAAGACATGATGAAGATGGTTCAAGCGGCTGTAGATCAATCCCTGTCCAGGGAGTTTAATCATGCGAAGGATTGGTCCCGGATCTTGAAAGATGCTTTTCAACGCCAAGCACCTGTGCAAACAATGGAAAAGCAGTCCTCAACAGAAAGGGTCACAGTGGAGAAGAAAAGTATTCAACCGATACTGGCAAGTCACATACACTTTGTACTTCCGAAAACAGAATCCGTTTCCATGAGTCTCTCATCAGGAAATCGCTCCGTTCAATATGAACAATTCGTGAAAGAATTTCAGAATATCCTAAGTAAATCTCAAATGGTGTCCCAGCCGAACATGAGTAAGCTGTTAATCAAGCTGTATCCAGAGCAACTGGGCTCATTAAGGATCGAACTTTTACAGCAAAACGGAGTGATGAACGCAAAAATATTAGCTTCAACGGCAACTGCGAAAGAAATGCTTGATTCTCAAATTCAAGGATTAAAGCATGCATTTACATCTCAGAACCTCCAGGTAGAGAAGATTGAAATCTCACAGGCGTTAACAGATGCTGAGCGGCAATCCAAAGGGCAGTCACAGCAACAGTCCTCACAACAACATAAGCAGAATCAACCCGAACATGGAGGAAGCGGGGGAGAAGAAAGAACTGAATCCTTTAAGGAATATCTCGTAAATACCGAAATATAGGTGATAATATGACGAAAATCGATCCGAGCTTACTATATTCAACCGTCCAAACAAAACAGCGTGAAGGTGGTAAGGATATTCTGGGAAAAGATGACTTCCTGAAGATCCTGATGACACAATTACAGAATCAA is a genomic window of Rossellomorea sp. y25 containing:
- a CDS encoding flagellar hook-length control protein FliK; its protein translation is MEVGIGTQASHPLMGMRQESTLFKKELDGFSKLLGFVSNHVVEREEVKQPETLSLLVSLQGILRATELDEVGLSSGQLEDLSRLKEFDFDQIAEIVGMDKETVKTLFSELQSALIGTEQSSSSSGDSIEDLHETLLGTMQLLQSALKNEVGGLNGRGPVEEVARLVKVIELLAANRDLLVMEASKASELKDMMKMVQAAVDQSLSREFNHAKDWSRILKDAFQRQAPVQTMEKQSSTERVTVEKKSIQPILASHIHFVLPKTESVSMSLSSGNRSVQYEQFVKEFQNILSKSQMVSQPNMSKLLIKLYPEQLGSLRIELLQQNGVMNAKILASTATAKEMLDSQIQGLKHAFTSQNLQVEKIEISQALTDAERQSKGQSQQQSSQQHKQNQPEHGGSGGEERTESFKEYLVNTEI